ATATGATGCCAAATTTTCAAGGAGGATTCTTTTTCAGATCCTACTGCTATTGTGGCCGAGTATTGAACTTGAAAACGTATCACAAACAATTCCTATAATCTATCATATTCAAATCAGGACTCTTATTTGCTCTGTCCGGTTTGACATCCCAAATTCCGATTTCACAAATGTTGTTCAATATCATTCTGGCGGGAGGTAGCGGAACCCGGTTCTGGCCCCAAAGCCGCGAAAATCATCCCAAGCAACTGTTGAAGCTCGGCGGCAACGACACCCTGATCCAGCAAACGCTCCAGCGCCTGCTCGCTTTGGCTCCATTGGAGCGGACTTTCATCATCACGGGTGAGGCCCACGCCACCGAAACCTGTCGTCAATTACAGGGTCGCGGATTTGACTCCGGCAATCTTGTCGCCGAACCTGCCAGTCGAAACACCGCATCCGCGATCGCCCTCGCCGCGCATCTCACGGCTCAAATCGATCCCGACGCCGTCATGGCGATTTATCCGTCCGATCATTTCATCGGCGATCTTGAACGCTTCAACGAAGCGGCGACGCAAGCCGCCGATCTGGCTCTGCAGGGCTATCTGGTGACCTTGGGGATTCAGCCCAATCGACCGGAGACCGGCTTCGGTTATATCAAAAAAGGCGATTCCCTTAACATCGGACAGGGAGCGTTTCAAATTGAAAAGTTCACAGAAAAACCATCCGCTGACAAAGCGGCCGAATTTTTAAAACAAGGCGGCTATTACTGGAACAGCGGCATGTTCTTCTGGAAGGCCAGCGTCTTTCTCGAAGAATTGCAAAGCCACCTACCCAATACCGCCAGCGCCTTGCAGGGCATTGCAGACTGCCTGACGCAGAAAAGCGGAAAGTTTCCTTTTCAAACACTGGATGCCAAGGGCAAAAGCAAATACGAAGGGCTTGAATCCATATCGGTGGATAACGGAGTCATGGAAAAATCCAAACGCTCTGCCGTAATACCCGCAGACATTGGTTGGAACGACGTCGGCTCCTGGAGCGCGCTCGATGAAATCATGAAGAAGGACGCCTCTGGGAACATCATTTCAGGAGACGTGATTCCCGTCGATTGCCGCAACTCGATCATACAAGGGTCCAGCCGCCTGCTCGCCGTTCTCGGCATCGAAGACACCATCATCGTCGACACCGAAGACGCGCTTTTGATTTGCGACAAAAACCGGGCGCAGGAAGTCAAGCAGATCGCCGCCGCCATCAACAAGGAAAAACGCAAAGAAGCGCGCGAACCCAACACCGTCGTCAAACCCTGGGGAAGCTACACCACTCTTGAAACGAATAATAATTATCTCGTGAAACGCATCGAAGTCCTGCCCGGCGAAAAACTGAGTCTGCAATCGCACACCGGTCGAAGCGAACGCTGGACCGTGATCCAGGGAATCGCCGAAGCGGAAAAAGACGGGGAAACCTTTCGGCTCTCCAGCAACGAATCCATCTACATCCCCCAGGGAGCCAAACACCGTCTGGGAAATCCGGGAGAAGAGCTGTTGGTCATCATTGAAATTCAGACCGGCCCACTGCTCGATGAAAACGACATCACCCGCTACGAGGATTTGTACGGACGCGAAGGCTCCTGAATTTAACAGGCTTTACAGTCGCTCGTCTCCAGCATAAAAAAATCACCTCAAAACGCGAAGCAGATTTCCCGCCGCGTAAGCGCGAACCGCTTCATTCGAATCCCCGAGCAAACGAACCAGCAGAGCAAAGGCATCGCTCCCACCCATCATGCCAATCGCGCGCGTCGCAGAAGACCGTACGCGAATATTGGGGTCCCGCGACGCCCAGGCCAGCAGATTCGCCTGATTGTGCAAGTGAATGTCCCCCATCGCCCGCGCCGCCGCGCTCCGGATTCCAAAATCCGGATCCGTTAACAATTGCTCAAAAACGCCATCGCAAGCGTTTTGCTTGAAACGTTTCAGCGCAACGGCGGCGGCGATCCGCACCATTCCGTCGGCGTCCGAGCACAAACCAATCAGCATATCCCGCGTGTAATGAGACGGCAATGCCCCCAGCTCCAAAGCCGCCTGATGACGAATCGAAGGATTGGCCGAATGCATCAATTCACGCAAGCGAGGCAATATATCCGGCTTGGCGTTTTTGCCGATCGCCTTCAAACCGTAAAAAATAATTTCATCCTCCGGGTCATTCAACAAATCCACCAAATGACGATAGGCCTTCTCTTCGCCTATTTTTCCCAGATGACCGATCGCATGGTATTTATAAACCACATCCTGTCGTTTCAAGGGCTCCAGCAACTGCGCGTAATGCTCCGGCTCGCCCAGTTTGATCAAAGCCGCCGCCGCCGCAAAACGAACGGGAGGGTCCGGCGCATCCAGAAAAGGTCGTATCTGCTCTTTGTAACGAACTCCGCCCAGATCGCCCAGCATTTCCAGGGCCGTCGATTTGACCCATATATTGCTGTCGTCTTTCAATTTTTCTGCAAGAGCAAGCGCCTCCGACTCCGATATCGTCTTCATTCCCTGAAGAGCGAACAGGCGCGTGTTGTGATAAAAATCCTCCGCTGATTTCTGTAAAAACGGGATCATCGCCGGGCTTTTAGACTCGCCCGCCGCTCTCGCCGCCGCGCTACGGACGTATGAATTCTCGCTCTGCGCTGCCTGCTCCAGAATCTGAATACACTGGTCGCGTAATTTGCTGATCGCCGCCATCGGTTTTTCATCAGCCTGAGCCAGGGCAGACAAAACGCATATAAAAAGAGCGACGGATAAAATGAATTTCAAACCTGATTTAATGTGCATGAATGTCACTGGTTTCCGCTTCGGATTTTTCTAAATATTTATTCATAATCGTTCTGTATTTCTCTGCATCCTGAACTTTGCCGCGTTTGTCGCAACCCAGCGCCAGAATACGACATTTTTCAGCCAGTTCCCCTATAGTCAGAGATCGTTGAGATGGGTTCAAGTTCCCCGACTCCAGGAGATTCAAAAGCGAGCGAACACGAAAGCGATCCATCCCCCAGTGTTTGTGCGATAACTGGTCCGCATGGCCGCCGCGCTTTATCATCAATTTCTCATCGATCAATTCAATGCGGAACTGCGCCGCAATCCGCAACCAGAGGTCATAATCCTCACAGGCCGGAAGCGATTCGTCAAAGCCACCCACCCTATCGAACAGTTCCTTTTTTAACAATATCGAAGAAGGGCTGACAATGCAAAACGGCAGACAACGCTCAAAAATATCTCCTCCATGCTTCGCATGTTTCGACATCGGGTTGACCCTCCTGCCGCGACGTATCCAGATTTCATCGGTATGAACCGCCATCGCCTCAGGGTGTTTTCGCATCCACTCCATTTGCACTTCCAACTTGTTCTCCAGCCACAGATCGTCTGAATCCAGAAAACAGATATAAGCTCCGCGCGCCGCCTGCACCCCAATGTTTCTCGCCCTTGAAACGCCGCCATTCTCTTGTAGAAAAATAAACCGAACCTGTGGGAAGTCTGAGGTCAGGGTTTCCGTTCCATCGCTGGACCCGTCATCCACAACAAAAACTTCATAATTTCTGAAAGTTTGATTTATAATAGAGGAAAGACAATCCTTTAAGAAATTCTTGCGGTTATAGGTCGGCACGATGATCGAAACTTCCGGCGCCTGTTTGTTTTGACTTTCTGCCATGATCCGATGCTAGGAATTATAAATGACGTCGTGGGATGGGGCGATAAATCCCTTGACAAAACAGCGAATTTCACCTAAAAAGAGGGTTCCTTTTCGCCCCCCCAGTTAAGCTAAGTTATTAATATTAATGCAAGAGCTACGGAATTTGAATGGAATTCACCGAAGTCACAGCTGAGTTGAAAGAGGACTTGGCAAAAATTGAAAAGGCTATCAAAGTAAATTACAAATCCGACATTCCCCTCATTCCGGGTATGACGAGCTATTTGATGAACGGGGGCGGCAAACGCATCCGGCCAATATTGTTATTGCTTTGCGCCAAGCTTGGAGGTCGAACGGTTGACGACGAAGTGGTCAACCACGGATGCGTCGTTGAATACATCCACACCGCAACCCTTCTGCATGACGACGTCGTTGATGAAACCACCGTACGACGCGGGCATGAAACTGTCAACTCCAAATGGGGAAGCGACGCCAGCATTCTGGTTGGGGACTTCCTGCTCTCGCGCGCCATCCTTCTGCTGGCCGACAACAACGACGCGGCTATCATTCAAGCCGTTGCCGGAGCCGCCAAAATTCTGGTTGAAGGCGGTATCAAAGAATACGCGAACGCGCGAAAAATAGACGTCACCGAAGAGCATTGTCTCGACGTTATCTATCGAAAAACTTCCTCAATTATAACAGCAAGCTGTCAGGTGGGTATGTTGCTCGCCAAGGGAACTCCCGAGCAGGTCAAAGCAGTGGTCGATTTTGGCGACCAGTTTGGAATGGCCTTTCAATTGATGGACGACGCGCTGGATTACGACGGCGATGAATCCATCCTCGGCAAGCCGCCGGGAACCGATTTCAAAGAAGGCCATGTGACGCTCCCTTTGCTACATCTTTACACCCACTCTTCTGATACGGTCAAAAAAGAGATCGAAGATTTCATTCAGAACGAGAATATCAGCGATAAGGACTTCCAATACATTCTGGGGCGAATGCGCGACGCCAAATCCATTGAGTACACTCAGGATCTGGCTCGCAACTACATGGATCAGGCCAAAAACTCTCTGGAAAAAACCCAGTTCAAGACCCCGGAAATCAGAGAACGTCTGTATGCGATCGCAAATTACATTATCGAGCGCCACACTCCCGTAAGAACCTGATCTCCTAATCGCTTCACGCCGCTGTCGAAGCATTGGCATCAATGTTCACAGGAGGTCAGCTTCATGTCTCCATTCACGCGCCTGGCTTACGATTCCATCGCCTATTATCTGGAGCGCCAACAAAAACTGCCGGCGCCCTCCCCCCCACTGCAAAGCCTGTTCACAGAACCACGCGGCGTCTTTGTCTCTTTAAAAATAAAAAATCGATTGAGAGGTTGCATTGGCTCCCTCACGCCGGTCAAAGACAACTTGTGGCAGGAAATCGTTGATAACGCCGTCAAGGCGGCCTGCAAAGACCCCAGATTCCCTCCGGTCGAGCAATCGGAGCTGGATCAGCTCACGATTTCAGTCGATATTCTGAGCCCGCTGACGCCAATAGAAAATTTATCGCAAACCAATAGCAGGGAGTTTGGACTGCTCGTTCGTTCGGATAAAAAGCAAGGCGTCTTGTTACCCGATCTGGAAGGCGTTCCCAACGTCAACGAACAATTACGAATCTGTCTGAACAAAGCGGGGATCAAGTCCGGGGAATCTTATAAAATGTATCAGTTCAAAGTCCAGCGCTACAAATGATGATAGAGATTCACGGCTCCTGGAAAAATTTTAGAAATCTTTCCAGATCGCGGTCGGCGAGAGAGACCCCATCCGCAAGCCGCCCATGCGCAGACCGGTCAACAGATCCAGAGAAGGGATGAAGTAGGAAGACCCGGTCAAGGGCTGGCCGGTAGAAAGATCCTGAGACCATTGCGGAAACAACCTGAAATCTCTATGAAACTGCATGGTGAAGAGATGCCCGTCTTCAGGATTTTCCCCGCCGAAAGTATGATCGCAAGCTCCGTTTGAATTCACAAAGGAATCTGTTTTACCCAGAGACTGTTTTGCGGACCATTTACGGATATACGAAAAACAACTCTGAGTTAATTCCGGATTTTCGTTGCCCAGGAAGACTTCAGAACGATCAGGCGCTCCAGCGTCCGGCGCCTGCAAGGATCGACCCTCGGCGCGCTCCACAATACTCGCCATTGAACTCGTGTAATCGCCAAGCCTATCCGCCAATCTGGCGTTCAAGTCTCTATCCGCCGAAGAAAAATAAAACAACATGTCGCCGCCCGTATACGGGATCGAAACGCCATCCTGCTCAGCGGATTTCAACGCGCGAAAACCATACGGGAAATTTCCGGGAAGAATAAAACTCCACAACTGCGGACCAAAACCGACTGTAACCGCAAGTTTCGATTCAGGACGCTCAGCGATTACCTGACGACATAATTGCGGCGCCATGGCCCCGATTTTGGCCATGCTCATCGCCGTCAATGGAACGTCGTGAACTTCAAATACCAGATAAAGACGTTCAAGGCCCGAGGGATTGAGAATCCCTGTTTGCGGTTGCGACATATAAAATATACCTGAAAGAAAAAAAGCCCCCTCCCCAAACCGGGGAAGGGGCTGATTGATACGACTCAGTTAACGTAAACGCACTTGCTGGCCGCTGTTCGCGTATCCATGTTACGACCCCGGTTGGTATGATCGTCGATCTCTGCCGCACAACCGATCATTCGACCGAACAGGAAGGTCGTGAAACTTGCATTTTCGATGTCGCGCTCATCCAGCTGACCGGCCTTGTATTCCTTCCAGACCATCTTCAACAGGATAACAGCGATCACCGCATCAATGTTCACGCAGTAAACGTCCTTGCTGACCTTCGCCTTGAACATTCCCTGAACGAGATTATGATAGTAATCAAGAAACACGTTGTACAAACCCTTCTCCTCGAAAAGTTTATTAACGAACACTTCACGCGGATCGTAGTTGACTTCTTTGCCTTTAAAAATCGGATGATTGACGCATGGAATTTTTTCATACGACAAATTGCCGATGGCTTTTTGTTTGTTCTTGTATTCGCCATACTCCTTGGCGCAGTTCAGAGCCATTTCTTCGAGATTCAAACCATGGTCCTTTTCATCTGCGGCCTTCAGCGAAGTGTCCTTGAACTGTTTGATCAGGAACGCCGCCG
This window of the Candidatus Nitrohelix vancouverensis genome carries:
- a CDS encoding polyprenyl synthetase family protein; the encoded protein is MEFTEVTAELKEDLAKIEKAIKVNYKSDIPLIPGMTSYLMNGGGKRIRPILLLLCAKLGGRTVDDEVVNHGCVVEYIHTATLLHDDVVDETTVRRGHETVNSKWGSDASILVGDFLLSRAILLLADNNDAAIIQAVAGAAKILVEGGIKEYANARKIDVTEEHCLDVIYRKTSSIITASCQVGMLLAKGTPEQVKAVVDFGDQFGMAFQLMDDALDYDGDESILGKPPGTDFKEGHVTLPLLHLYTHSSDTVKKEIEDFIQNENISDKDFQYILGRMRDAKSIEYTQDLARNYMDQAKNSLEKTQFKTPEIRERLYAIANYIIERHTPVRT
- a CDS encoding mannose-1-phosphate guanylyltransferase/mannose-6-phosphate isomerase, whose protein sequence is MFNIILAGGSGTRFWPQSRENHPKQLLKLGGNDTLIQQTLQRLLALAPLERTFIITGEAHATETCRQLQGRGFDSGNLVAEPASRNTASAIALAAHLTAQIDPDAVMAIYPSDHFIGDLERFNEAATQAADLALQGYLVTLGIQPNRPETGFGYIKKGDSLNIGQGAFQIEKFTEKPSADKAAEFLKQGGYYWNSGMFFWKASVFLEELQSHLPNTASALQGIADCLTQKSGKFPFQTLDAKGKSKYEGLESISVDNGVMEKSKRSAVIPADIGWNDVGSWSALDEIMKKDASGNIISGDVIPVDCRNSIIQGSSRLLAVLGIEDTIIVDTEDALLICDKNRAQEVKQIAAAINKEKRKEAREPNTVVKPWGSYTTLETNNNYLVKRIEVLPGEKLSLQSHTGRSERWTVIQGIAEAEKDGETFRLSSNESIYIPQGAKHRLGNPGEELLVIIEIQTGPLLDENDITRYEDLYGREGS
- a CDS encoding glycosyltransferase family 2 protein; amino-acid sequence: MAESQNKQAPEVSIIVPTYNRKNFLKDCLSSIINQTFRNYEVFVVDDGSSDGTETLTSDFPQVRFIFLQENGGVSRARNIGVQAARGAYICFLDSDDLWLENKLEVQMEWMRKHPEAMAVHTDEIWIRRGRRVNPMSKHAKHGGDIFERCLPFCIVSPSSILLKKELFDRVGGFDESLPACEDYDLWLRIAAQFRIELIDEKLMIKRGGHADQLSHKHWGMDRFRVRSLLNLLESGNLNPSQRSLTIGELAEKCRILALGCDKRGKVQDAEKYRTIMNKYLEKSEAETSDIHAH
- a CDS encoding HEAT repeat domain-containing protein; the encoded protein is MHIKSGLKFILSVALFICVLSALAQADEKPMAAISKLRDQCIQILEQAAQSENSYVRSAAARAAGESKSPAMIPFLQKSAEDFYHNTRLFALQGMKTISESEALALAEKLKDDSNIWVKSTALEMLGDLGGVRYKEQIRPFLDAPDPPVRFAAAAALIKLGEPEHYAQLLEPLKRQDVVYKYHAIGHLGKIGEEKAYRHLVDLLNDPEDEIIFYGLKAIGKNAKPDILPRLRELMHSANPSIRHQAALELGALPSHYTRDMLIGLCSDADGMVRIAAAVALKRFKQNACDGVFEQLLTDPDFGIRSAAARAMGDIHLHNQANLLAWASRDPNIRVRSSATRAIGMMGGSDAFALLVRLLGDSNEAVRAYAAGNLLRVLR
- the amrA gene encoding AmmeMemoRadiSam system protein A, with translation MSPFTRLAYDSIAYYLERQQKLPAPSPPLQSLFTEPRGVFVSLKIKNRLRGCIGSLTPVKDNLWQEIVDNAVKAACKDPRFPPVEQSELDQLTISVDILSPLTPIENLSQTNSREFGLLVRSDKKQGVLLPDLEGVPNVNEQLRICLNKAGIKSGESYKMYQFKVQRYK